The DNA segment aggtatatctaaagacattattactcacaagcttggaattgacaggtcgttcaagcctatacaacaaaagagaaggaaattcgcccctgagcggaatgcaattatccaagaggaagttgaaagattgctgaagtccaggatgattagagaagtcaaattccctagatggctagcaaatgtggtggcggttcaaaagaagaatgggaagtggagagtctatgtagactacacagacctgaacaaagcttgtccaaaagacccattccctctgcctcatatagactcgatggtggatgccactgctggtcatgaaatgttgaccttcatggatgcatcctcaggattccagcagattcaaatggaaccttcggaccaggaggatactgctttcatgacaccaacaggtatttattgttatactgctatgcctttcggtttaaaaaatgcaggtgcaacgtaccagagattggtgaatatgatgtttaaagacaaactgggggacaccatggaagtgtacattgatgatatggtggtcaaatccaagaaagctgaggatcatcttcaggatattaaaggagcattcgatatcctggaccagtataatatgaaacttaatcctgcaaagtgtcattttggagtgggggcaggaaagtttttaggatacatggtgacgaaaagagggatagaggcaagcccggagcagatcaaagctctcttgaatataaagtctccctcaaatatgaaggatgtccaacggttaacaggacgagtggcagccttaaatagattcatatcaagatcctcggaaaagtgtaaagaattctatgatatcctgaaaaagaataaaaagtttgagtggggtgagaagcatgaagcagccctgcaggatttgaagcagtatctctcaaccgcacctctattgatgaagcctgaggatggtgaaccattatccttgtatctggcagtatcaggaaatgcagtaagtgcagtactcgtaaaggatcacgaaggtcagcagtatcctgtttattatgttagcaaaagtttgttaaatgctgaaactagatattctcacctagaaaaactaatactggctctagtaatggcatcaacaaagcttagacattattttgaaacacataggattcatgttaagactaattatcctgttaagaatgtgcttaggaaaccagaaatgtcaggcagaatggctaagtggtcagtaaagttgagtgcttatgatttagtatatgaacctagaaatgccataaagtctcaggctttagctgactttgtggctgattttagtagtgacattcaggatgaggtagacctagaagttcaacagttaggagaatcctcaggatcctggacattatataccgatggtgcatctaatgtaagaggagtaggattaggaatactactaaaatcgccacagggggacataataccccaggctgttagatgcgaattccctgctactaataatgaggcagaatacgaagccttaatcgcaggattagaattggctaagaatatgaatattaagaatttgcaagtatatgttgattccttgttaattactaatcattttaatggatcctatgcagtcaagggtgagaaactaatggaataccccggtattcttaaaaaattagcaggatatttcgatgtttttacacttgaacaggtaccaagagaggataacgccgaagcagacgcattggcaaacttaggatcatcaatcaggataccagaaggaatcccaataccgatattacatatcctgtatcctgcaacggatcctcagcataaggaagtagcaagtattcaagatcctgaagtggtgtatcctggagaggatcctaaatcctggacaactccaattatgagatatctcaaggaaggacatattcccgaagacgaaaatcctaaggcatttaggatgaaggtatcacgattcactatcatAAATAATATTCTATACAAAAAATCCCTTGCAgggccatacttgagatgcttggaggatcccgaagccaaagaagtacttcaggatatacatgaaggggattgtggtaaccataccgggggcaggtcattattttcgaaagtactgaggacaggttattattggccaacaatgagaaaagatgttgcagaatatgctcgaagatgtgatgcatgtcaaaggcatagtaacatattgcatcaaccagctgaaccactatatcctgtagcatccccttggccgttcatgaaatgggggatggatatagtggggaagttaccaaaagctccgggaggaaaagtctttatgctggcaatgacggattatttctctaagtgggttgaagctgaagcatttgtgcaagttagagaccaagaagtagtatccttcataaagaggaatatcctgaccaggtttggagtaccagctgaaattatttgtgataatgggtcccagtttataagcaaaaggactactgacttttgcaaaagttggggaatcaagatgataacgtctactccggtgcatcctcaagcgaatgggcaagctgagtcttcaaacaagataatagtgaataacttaaagaagagacttggagccaaaaaaggaagatgggcataggaattaccctttgtgttatgggctgacaggacaacggtaaaaaatgcaaccggccaaaccccattctccttagtattcggagcagaagcagtaattccaacggaaatggtgatacctactgcaagatctatcctacagaatcctgaacacaatcctgaagccttatgtcaagatttggataccatagacgaaagaagagacgcagcaaggctaaggatggcagcatatcaacaaagaatatccagagcatataacaagaacataaggactaggagatttcaagtgggtgattgggtgctaaggaaggcttttcagaatactactaatcctgccgatggcaagttagctccaaaatgggaaggaccatacgaagttgaatcagaagcagggaaaggagcatacagactcaagaatatggaaggggatatgctaccaaggtcttggaatgctgtacacttaaagctctatttcaagtaagaatagaatttaatttctatcttAGAATGGTATGTatcctatctcttttaaatatatatgtttgaacccaatactgacttaggcatcggaggggtgttagccaagctaacacccaccttagtttacgattgttttgcagcatatgctccaggatatggcTCCAGGATGTCTACTCAGGATAACTCAGAAGATTAGAGGAtgggccccctctctcacgtttaagggatactaaTCCCTTCAcgggtttaaaggtattcacctttctcccgaattgggtttaaacaccccgcctggagcgcaagttgtTCAGGGATAGtacaaggtggcgggaccagtccatgtaaaagtggctgacaatttcgttactgttggctatatcctgaattctaaaggtatatgaggattgatcaccctctctcacgaaagggtattttcatactctctaaggtttaaaggttttcacctttctaagtcttggagtttatacactcccgcctgtagcgcatgaaactcaaggtttatccccagtatactaaGGGTTCATTTCAAGATATCAAGGGTTTTGCCCTGGGGTATTTGGAATTCATTCGAGTCAAGAATATGAATACAGTTGTGTTTCTATGTTAAGTACAGGGGACATACATCATACTATTCTGAGGATGGATTCGAGTTTATAAGTATGCACTGGGGACAAGCTTATAATGAAGAATTGAAATTGATTCACTaagaatctctggtatgatctttcctttttatttagacGACTAATAGGTTGTATTTTAATCAGAATATTTTTCAGGATATTTACCGGGATACATTTATAATATGTTCTGAAAAAcgttcaaacaaaacaattttcacaagaGAAATTTATATAAagccaaaaaagggttatattattaacatagcaaaagattatgctcttggcttcatctcaaaccgagacccatccaccaaaagcataattagtttcctaacatatttacttaacaaatgaaggcttcgtcttggaacccaagatacctccacattcacttgttaaaagcgttcaaaacaaaccatactaactgatgaccaagggcttcgtcctgaaactcaggatccctccacctttggccatcatattgtctacgtgcaggaaattgaaattgttcaacaaacaagaaaagtaaattgttcaagtcatcaaccattaaacctaaaaaagtgggctccggcctaggcatcaatatccatcatcgcccactcagctgccctcacacagcggcatcctctcctgctttccccggcttctcagcaccagcatcctcaccagcatccgctccggcatccttcttgtctccagcctgatctGCCACCTCCGCTGACTTGGAAGATTCACCGGCTTCAGATGGGAGTGGCACAGCTttgcctccaagctccttcaacttggccacccaggattcaattggccaggatggacaaacaagacctgtctccttggcctcataagccatcttgatgcgtgcttgtaacagggagacaatagcagaagtcttgattccttcccggaaattgatcatggCCTGATCATGATCCATTTGTATGGTGGCCAATTTGAGCTCGGCATCCTGAGTGACCTTTTTCAGCTTATCCTCATAGTGCCGACTCttcgcttcagcaatggcaccttggtcggCAACAGTAGTTTCAAGCTGCTTGATCCTGGCTTCATGAAGTGCGACGGTACCACATGCATCATTGTACAAGTGGAgcaaatgctggaggccctgtgcaccaataacaggtacgagttagaatatttatatatatagtgaccaagatatcctatcaggatatcctgttaggatatccgtgcaggatatatgtgcaggatatatatgcagagtatgcgtcaggatattaccttgttaaggaaggatgtcattggctctaaggaatcggtaaagctgagatcgtcataggagaaccctcCTGAGCTTGGAGCACTGACCTCAAGGCCCTTCCTCTTTTTCGCTGCGGAAGCGCGAGTCCTTGGGTTGGCTTTGGGAGCtgggagtggcttggagctggtggcagcAGGAGCCTCCTTCTTGACTATGGTTGGAGTTGGATAGCTGTCGAGTTCGTCGAGGTCTAGATagactggaactttgctggaatctgcacacaAGGAGTAAAATTCTAAGCCTCTCCtaataatatcaaataaaaacatgttGTACAGGATATtttgcaggatccttaccagacatgtttgcgcttgaaagagggcttggagttggtggagatgggttgaaacttctctctgcCTCTGGAAGGAGTCTAATGGCGTCTATTCTTCTTTGAGAATCAGCGAGGGGAGGTGCAACTTTCCTGAAATCAGCTGCATACACAACAGAGAAAGTTggtcagttcaggatataaagcaggataaGAGGCAGGATtatctttaaaccctaaatcctacccttcttcaaccatCTCATCGGATAATCCGTTCCCCCAGTGATTGAATccctttttacaaagaaatatttgGATTGCCAACCATCCTCGTTCCTGGTGGCACGAAGTATCAGTGGGTCACCAGAAGTAGAGTAAAACAAGAATCGACAAGAGCCGTGGCATCTAAGTCGGTATGCTAGGGGGAGGTCATGGACAGAAAGATCAGGAATGTGGTTTCTCTTGATTTGGTCAAGAACGGATAAAACACGCCAGAGCATTGGCATGGTTTGGCTGAAAGAGATTTTTGTGATATTGAAGAACTCGGTGATGAAATCTGGAAAGGGGAATTGTAGCCCTAGGGTAAAAGGGAAAGCACTAAAGCATATCCACTCGTTGGAGACCATGTCCGACCGGATTTCCCGGTCAAACGGTCTAAATACGGTCCCTtccgggaagatgccggaggatTTCAAGGCCGACAGATGGGCACTATCgaaggtacatgcttccttctcCGGCTCTTGGAAAAGGTTCTGTTGGATGAATGTGGGAGCCGAGTCGCCTGAACTGGACCTCGTTTGCCTAGGCATTTGGTCGCCTGAATTCTTGCCGGAGTAAGATAAAAGATGAATACGAAGATGAGGGAGAGAATATTACCTTTTTCCTTGTCGATTGTGGTTAAAAGAGAGATAAGGACGAGAAGATATAGGGCATAATGAGTAAATATAGGCCGGGTGGTTGAGAGCTAGCACATCAATGGTCTTATCTTTTAATTACCTCGGCCACCgtgaaaaatgtaaccgttagtgCAGGATGtcaaacggtaacatttttggagacaattgttatgggtgaaattctgagcccatatcctggaaaatatcttgatatatatcttgtttatattgtatctgtttacatccgggatgctgactcaggatattggtaacatcctgaatggtatcctcaggatcactaacggattgaatgcaggtacgtgggttagaagctagcaacgttcatgaagaccttttctactgaagactcggtccaagtcgttcacaagaagccgttgaagccgcattactcggtctacaacgttcacattggaatattcggagcatcccatgtttataggaattttagtttgtaattcgttactataaatagtgggtatatcagatcaactaggacatcacaatcacactctctacactctcaacacttgctctctcgcaactttcacaaattcgttgtaacacttagcgatctgatctatatcctgcactgtatcctaaagtttaaagcaataagaagaactaggcagctgcgattgtcagctcccgaggttttatgccggcgatctagattgatcaagggctttcctcgtacatctcgtgtcatttactttacctttttgctcattgtttgatcgtagatacagctcaatatcctgagccgtatcctgaacactgtttttccaaagaacctaaccagcatattttcaacacactttttagcacactacctcacttaactaatttgatcacttaattgcttcggtaatttttgaccaaaacaaggatcatgtatccttcatccttctctcacgagattttgagttctgataagtccaggtatccttagcataatgtcaacgatcttcagaagcaactcagatccttgggcttgtccccagttatccttgggcttgtccccagttttcgcctgtagcgcacgatgatcctggtatagttcatgtctttgggaccagtactcgccttaggggctgataacctcatcgtactggctatacctaggatcctgcgtataatggtagacgtaccatacatccgttcctaaggtttctaacgttttcacgttagctaaggttttggcattttcatgtcactaagtttggatagtcgccagtgagggccatactccagtttacatacgatccttgggcttgtccccagttatcattcgggcttgtccccagtgatcctttgggcttgtccccagttatccttcgggcttgtccccagttactaacttatcttttgtattggcttagtcccaagttatgttctacttttcaggttttcagagttaaacaattaaggatccttaatccttgttatccattaaagtttcacttatggttatcctgattaaaggttaggatcctaacttggatcctcaggtatgatcctcaactattttcaatttcattcattaattgtttaaataacccttagactttgacaactgaacctatgatccttaaaataaactactttgaaaattttcgattataggatatttgatccaggatcatatcctaaatttcttaaacataatttgcttaacctttctcactcaggcaaatatatatcaaaacaattggaaattaaaaggataacaacacaagataagccaaaaagattagagttattttattaacaaaggtttaaaacccttcata comes from the Helianthus annuus cultivar XRQ/B chromosome 4, HanXRQr2.0-SUNRISE, whole genome shotgun sequence genome and includes:
- the LOC118491574 gene encoding uncharacterized protein LOC118491574 → MRWLKKADFRKVAPPLADSQRRIDAIRLLPEAERSFNPSPPTPSPLSSANMSDSSKVPVYLDLDELDSYPTPTIVKKEAPAATSSKPLPAPKANPRTRASAAKKRKGLEVSAPSSGGFSYDDLSFTDSLEPMTSFLNKGLQHLLHLYNDACGTVALHEARIKQLETTVADQGAIAEAKSRHYEDKLKKVTQDAELKLATIQMDHDQNIL